From Penaeus monodon isolate SGIC_2016 chromosome 42, NSTDA_Pmon_1, whole genome shotgun sequence, one genomic window encodes:
- the LOC119599031 gene encoding cholinesterase 2-like produces MRSWVGVMLIVTTSWVAQGRTSEPVDPTYDHANAQDAVTPADDPTDAPEGTVVVVLQQGRIRTVGRSAFQGRQEVYAFKGIPYARPPVGDLRLRDPVAAPPWPGVRDGTLAPPRCPQRDYEGASFLVAGREDCLFLSVYTPRPSRTADLPVMVWFHGGGFKSGSGAPYPRLADEGAVVVVSVQYRLGLLGFLSTEDAVIPGNLGLKDQAMALRWVKENIRDLGGDPRKVTIFGESAGGASVHYHILSPLSKGLFARAIMQSGSALCPWAMASNHAKMAIEVLQKLNCSDASFPPLDSQGLLRCLQETPAHVLLELPSAELKISEFAPRVDGAFLPAHPATLLMEGRINAVDILSGTTQHEGASFVSYFFSRDEFPRYVNDYFTTAAPEMLFLEDGDSPAYLARRVFFQFVGRLGASRDDEEALVQMFGQRFNIVCQDETALLHARTSPGKKVFAYEFRHRPSGRRRYVGHLDDLQLLFEGVAPPLSRPDDLFVSRLLLAMWTNFAKTGNPTPDLSLGFRWAPMASGCLSFLAITPTPTMQHDTRQEVRAFWTHLALPQNRILYPAHFAPNVSPMPCPPTR; encoded by the exons ATGAGGTCGTGGGTCGGCGTGATGCTGATAGTGACGACCTCTTGGGTAGCACAGGGTCGTACCTCCGAACCCGTAGACCCTACTTACGACCACGCCAATGCCCAGGACGCCGTGACTCCTGCCGACGACCCCACAGACGCTCCAGAAGGGACCGTGGTGGTAGTCCTTCAACAGGGCCGCATAAGGACGGTTGGCCGGAGCGCTTTCCAGGGGCGCCAGGAAGTCTACGCTTTCAAGGGCATTCCCTACGCCCGGCCGCCTGTAGGGGATCTGAGGCTCAGG gacCCCGTGGCAGCGCCCCCATGGCCAGGCGTCCGCGATGGCACCCTGGCGCCCCCCAGGTGCCCCCAGCGGGACTACGAGGGCGCGTCCTTCCTCGTCGCCGGGCGGGAGGACTGCCTCTTCCTCAGCGTCTATACCCCGAGG ccctcGCGGACCGCCGACCTCCCCGTCATGGTGTGGTTCCACGGGGGGGGCTTCAAGTCAGGCAGCGGCGCCCCCTACCCCCGCCTGGCTGACGAGGGCGCCGTCGTCGTCGTGTCTGTGCAGTACCGCCTCGGACTcctgg GATTCTTATCGACGGAGGACGCGGTGATCCCAGGCAACCTAGGATTAAAGGACCAGGCGATGGCCCTCCGCTGGGTCAAGGAAAACATCCGTGACCTCGGCGGTGACCCACGCAAGGTCACCATCTTCGGCGAGTCAGCTGGGGGGGCGTCGGTCCACTATCACATCCTGTCTCCCTTGTCGAAAG GCCTCTTCGCGCGGGCCATCATGCAGTCCGGCTCGGCCCTGTGTCCTTGGGCCATGGCCAGCAACCACGCCAAGATGGCCATCGAAGTCCTGCAGAAGCTGAACTGTTCCGACGCGTCCTTCCCGCCCCTGGACAGCCAAGGACTCCTGCGCTGCCTGCAGGAGACTCCCGCCCACGTCCTGCTGGAGCTGCCAAGTGCG GAGCTGAAAATCTCGGAGTTCGCGCCGCGGGTCGACGGGGCGTTCCTGCCGGCCCACCCGGCGACGCTGCTGATGGAGGGGAGGATCAACGCCGTCGACATCCTCTCGGGCACGACGCAGCACGAGGGCGCCTCCTTCGTGAGCT ACTTCTTCTCGAGGGACGAATTCCCGCGCTACGTCAACGACTACTTCACGACGGCCGCCCCGGAGATGCTGTTCCTCGAGGACGGCGATTCCCCGGCCTATCTGGCCCGCAGGGTCTTCTTCCAGTTCGTGGGCCGCCTCGGGGCTTCCCGCGACGACGAGGAGGCGCTCGTCCAG ATGTTCGGGCAGAGGTTCAACATCGTCTGCCAGGATGAGACGGCGCTCCTGCACGCACGCACCTCGCCCGGCAAGAAGGTCTTCGCCTACGAGTTCAGACACCGCCCCTCCGGCAGAAGGCGCT ACGTGGGTCACCTGGACGACCTGCAGCTCCTGTTCGAGGGCGTGGCCCCCCCCCTCTCGCGCCCGGACGACCTCTTCGTCAGCCGCCTCCTGCTGGCGATGTGGACCAACTTCGCCAAGACGGG gaACCCGACGCCTGACCTGAGCCTCGGATTCCGGTGGGCGCCCATGGCCAGCGGCTGCCTCAGCTTCCTGGccatcacgcccacgcccacgatgCAACACGACACACGCCAGGAG GTGCGAGCATTCTGGACCCACCTGGCGCTGCCCCAGAACAGGATCCTGTATCCTGCCCACTTCGCCCCCAACGTTTCGCCGATGCCCTGCCCGCCCACGCGCTGA